A genome region from Betaproteobacteria bacterium includes the following:
- a CDS encoding DUF3025 domain-containing protein → MSASRTWDSEFLSRSAAFEVLRGVVRDLDLSAWPPAAALTHQAKRLAPPGAKPISFVETDFVGTEPVDALSYEERIYRRGEVLCRPEDWHDFLNALVWMAFPEAKAALNARHIAELAKEAPGQRGRARDALTLFDEGGAIVCSTDSRMLGLIRAFQWKELFWRQRERFQASTRVFIFGHAMYHKLLDPFLGVSALALLHEVPNEFLALPLEGQLLHAGSATAERLEDASTLATPRDLAPFPVLGVPGWFAANHEEYFYDNQNYFRPGRMRAARAAEAIQSRHS, encoded by the coding sequence CGTCCCGAACATGGGATTCTGAGTTCCTGTCCCGTTCAGCGGCCTTCGAGGTGCTGCGCGGCGTGGTTCGGGATCTCGATCTCTCGGCATGGCCGCCGGCGGCGGCTCTCACGCACCAGGCCAAACGGCTGGCACCGCCCGGCGCCAAGCCCATATCTTTCGTGGAAACCGACTTCGTCGGTACCGAACCGGTGGATGCCCTTTCCTACGAGGAGCGCATATACCGGCGCGGCGAAGTGTTATGCCGCCCAGAAGACTGGCACGACTTCCTTAATGCCCTGGTGTGGATGGCTTTCCCCGAGGCCAAGGCTGCTCTCAACGCTCGTCATATCGCGGAGTTGGCCAAGGAGGCCCCAGGACAGCGCGGGCGCGCACGCGACGCCTTGACCTTGTTCGACGAAGGCGGCGCGATAGTGTGTTCAACGGACTCACGCATGCTCGGATTGATTCGCGCATTTCAGTGGAAGGAATTGTTCTGGCGCCAGCGCGAGCGTTTCCAGGCAAGCACTCGCGTGTTTATCTTCGGCCACGCCATGTATCACAAGCTGCTCGATCCGTTTCTGGGCGTGAGCGCGCTGGCGCTCTTGCATGAGGTGCCGAATGAGTTTCTGGCTTTGCCTTTGGAAGGACAGCTTCTACATGCCGGCTCGGCGACCGCGGAGCGCCTGGAGGATGCGAGCACGCTGGCGACTCCCCGCGACTTGGCGCCGTTTCCGGTTCTGGGGGTCCCCGGTTGGTTTGCCGCCAACCATGAGGAATACTTTTACGACAATCAGAACTACTTCAGACCTGGCCGGATGCGGGCCGCGCGCGCGGCGGAAGCAATACAATCTCGCCACTCATGA